One part of the Phoenix dactylifera cultivar Barhee BC4 chromosome 4, palm_55x_up_171113_PBpolish2nd_filt_p, whole genome shotgun sequence genome encodes these proteins:
- the LOC103717851 gene encoding CASP-like protein 3A1 isoform X1: protein MDGAGKGRKALAEVGIQMPEAAKVAVAVDSGTMSGPLVPVTGRPDGAAAAGRRWDIAGAAMRAATVVSSLLALALMVSAEQRGELSLFGFQLPLHSKWSFSDSLEYLVGISAAVAAHSLLQLLLSVRKLVKKAPVIPSRRHGWVIFAGDQAFAYAMMSAGSAAAGITNLNRTGIRHTALPDFCKPLHRFCDRMAISITFAFLSCLLLATSAILDVLWLSKY from the exons ATGGACGGGGCGGGCAAAGGGCGGAAGGCGCTGGCGGAGGTGGGGATCCAGATGCCGGAGGCGGCGAAGGTGGCAGTGGCGGTAGACTCGGGAACAATGAGCGGGCCGCTGGTGCCTGTGACAGGAAGGCCGGACGGCGCCGCCGCTGCCGGGAGGCGGTGGGACATTGCCGGAGCGGCGATGCGGGCGGCAACGGTCGTCTCGTCGCTTTTGGCTTTGGCGCTGATGGTCTCGGCGGAGCAGCGTGGGGAGCTCTCGCTCTTCGGCTTCCAGCTCCCGCTCCACTCCAAGTGGTCGTTCTCCGACTCCCTCGA GTATCTGGTGGGGATctcggcggcggtggcggcgcaTTCGCTGCTGCAGCTACTATTGAGCGTGAGGAAGCTGGTGAAGAAGGCGCCTGTCATCCCGTCCCGTCGTCACGGCTGGGTTATATTTGCTGGCGATCAG GCTTTTGCATATGCTATGATGAGCGCGGGCTCAGCTGCAGCTGGGATAACCAACTTAAACCGCACAGGGATCCGGCACACTGCACTTCCAGACTTCTGCAAGCCTCTGCATCGGTTCTGTGACCGCATGGCTATCTCAATTACATTTGCTTTTCTTAGCTGCCTCCTCTTAGCTACTTCTGCAATTCTCGATGTGCTTTGGTTATCTAAGTACTGA
- the LOC103717852 gene encoding ultraviolet-B receptor UVR8 isoform X1 encodes MSKKVVGIAAGEAHTLALNGDGSVYSWGRGTFGRLGTGKDEDELFPVPIASGDASSKKERSSLENGEIGRPKFVGIATGAYHSLALEDDGSVWSWGYNTYGQCGHGVENSSVPCLIERFQELGSPDSLADESNTDGERTPLKICSVKAGGMTSLAIDSLGALWMWGNCPQPTDEGVFCLVSSSVPLPVWDFHGHTVVKVACGNEHVVAAVSAGETYTGGDLICYAWGNNSHGQLGLGDKDNRARPEVIPTFNQETSWAVYEIACGAFHTAVLTHKKSYDQELESKCWTFGLGENGQLGHGTTNSASLPEPVDGLPQDAFLISLDCGLFHTSVVSSAGDVWSWGMEKGLGLCPDASFTGRDAGDALSPIRIPAPETNGFRFTDAVQVACGAAHTVLVAGNGYKLWAWGRGRSGVLGRGQTADSFVPCLVMWPPLDEDFKKVRGERNSNRDARGEVGQTLEMDQTLSTAMEEIQNLQMKLTIMERYATVLHISIFRKPLDERNLPQSLQDSGVFDIRRELENMMEAADTDELARMEMFYRSMLSSVKDKLTKRKVQEMVKECLRSLSTGRRTY; translated from the exons ATGTCGAAAAAAGTCGTTGGAATCGCCGCCGGGGAAGCCCATACCCTCGCTCTCAACG GCGACGGAAGCGTGTACTCGTGGGGAAGGGGGACGTTTGGGCGGCTGGGAACCGGAAAGGACGAGGATGAGCTCTTCCCGGTCCCCATCGCCTCGGGCGACGCTTCTTCGAAGAAGGAGAGGAGTTCTTTGGAGAATGGAGAGATAGGGCGGCCGAAATTTGTGGGAATAGCTACTGGTGCTTACCATAGTCTCGCCTTGGAAG ATGATGGATCAGTTTGGTCATGGGGCTACAATACCT ATGGCCAGTGTGGTCATGGTGTGGAAAATTCCTCGGTTCCTTGTTTAATAGAGCGCTTCCAGGAACTGGGTTCTCCTGACTCTTTGGCGGACGAATCAAACACAGATGGTGAAAGGACTCCATTGAAG ATTTGTTCTGTCAAGGCTGGAGGAATGACGTCACTTGCTATAGATAGTCTGGGGGCTTTATGGATGTGGGGAAACTGCCCTCAGCCAACTGATGAAGGGGTATTCTGCCTTGTTAGTAGTTCCGTTCCTCTGCCTGTTTGGGATTTCCATGGCCACACTGTTGTTAAAGTGGCATGTGGAAACGAGCATGTGGTAGCTGCAGTTAGTGCTGGAGAAACATATACAGGAGGTGACCTGATATGCTATGCCTGGGGCAACAATAGCCATGGTCAGTTAGGATTAGGTGACAAAGACAACAGAGCACGTCCTGAAGTCATTCCCACATTCAACCAAGAGACTTCTTGGGCTGTCTATGAAATTGCTTGTGGAGCTTTTCACACCGCTGTTCTTACTCATAAGAAGTCATATGACCAGGAGTTAGAATCAAAGTGCTGGACATTTGGCCTTGGCGAAAATGGGCAGCTTGGTCATGGGACTACCAACAGCGCAAGCTTGCCGGAACCTGTAGATGGTTTACCACAGGATGCCTTTCTGatttctcttgattgtggcctGTTTCACACATCTGTTGTCTCTTCAGCTGGAGATGTATGGTCTTGGGGGATGGAGAAGGGTCTTGGGCTATGCCCAGATGCTAGCTTTACTGGAAGAGATGCAGGGGATGCACTCTCTCCCATAAGGATTCCAGCTCCTGAAACAAATGGATTCAGGTTCACAGATGCGGTTCAAGTTGCCTGTGGAGCGGCTCATACAGTTCTTGTTGCTGGCAATGGGTATAAGCTGTGGGCTTGGGGTAGAGGCCGGAGTGGTGTACTAGGGAGAGGCCAGACGGCCGATAGTTTTGTTCCATGTCTTGTGATGTGGCCTCCTCTTGATGAGGATTTCAAGAAGGTCAGAGGGGAAAGAAACAGCAACAGAGATGCTAGAGGTGAAGTTGGACAGACACTGGAGATGGACCAGACGTTGTCTACAGCAATGGAAGAGATACAGAACCTACAGATGAAGCTGACAATCATGGAACGATATGCTACTGTGCTGCATATTTCAATCTTTCGTAAGCCTCTTGATGAGCGAAATCTTCCACAATCATTGCAAGACTCAGGTGTGTTTGATATCAGAAGGGAATTGGAGAATATGATGGAAGCAGCCGACACTGATGAGCTTGCTCGAATGGAGATGTTCTACCGTAGCATGCTTTCAAGTGTGAAGGACAAACTGACGAAAAGAAAAGTACAAGAGATGGTCAAAGAGTGTCTTCGTTCTTTATCCACTGGGAGACGTACTTACTGA
- the LOC103717851 gene encoding CASP-like protein 3A1 isoform X2 — translation MDGAGKGRKALAEVGIQMPEAAKVAVAVDSGTMSGPLVPVTGRPDGAAAAGRRWDIAGAAMRAATVVSSLLALALMVSAEQRGELSLFGFQLPLHSKWSFSDSLEYLVGISAAVAAHSLLQLLLSVRKLVKKAPVIPSRRHGWVIFAGDQVLLFMTCRSSCPSHPFSFKIKNVPGSNHISRLGILSIVGLWVNKRLLHML, via the exons ATGGACGGGGCGGGCAAAGGGCGGAAGGCGCTGGCGGAGGTGGGGATCCAGATGCCGGAGGCGGCGAAGGTGGCAGTGGCGGTAGACTCGGGAACAATGAGCGGGCCGCTGGTGCCTGTGACAGGAAGGCCGGACGGCGCCGCCGCTGCCGGGAGGCGGTGGGACATTGCCGGAGCGGCGATGCGGGCGGCAACGGTCGTCTCGTCGCTTTTGGCTTTGGCGCTGATGGTCTCGGCGGAGCAGCGTGGGGAGCTCTCGCTCTTCGGCTTCCAGCTCCCGCTCCACTCCAAGTGGTCGTTCTCCGACTCCCTCGA GTATCTGGTGGGGATctcggcggcggtggcggcgcaTTCGCTGCTGCAGCTACTATTGAGCGTGAGGAAGCTGGTGAAGAAGGCGCCTGTCATCCCGTCCCGTCGTCACGGCTGGGTTATATTTGCTGGCGATCAG GTCCTTCTCTTCATGACTTGCAGAAGCTCATGTCCCTCCCATCCTTTCTCATTTAAAATAAAGAACGTCCCCGGCAGCAATCACATCAGCAGGCTTGGCATCCTCTCTATTGTGGGCTTATGGGTAAATAAAAG GCTTTTGCATATGCTATGA
- the LOC103717852 gene encoding ultraviolet-B receptor UVR8 isoform X2: protein MMDQFGHGATIPCGHGVENSSVPCLIERFQELGSPDSLADESNTDGERTPLKICSVKAGGMTSLAIDSLGALWMWGNCPQPTDEGVFCLVSSSVPLPVWDFHGHTVVKVACGNEHVVAAVSAGETYTGGDLICYAWGNNSHGQLGLGDKDNRARPEVIPTFNQETSWAVYEIACGAFHTAVLTHKKSYDQELESKCWTFGLGENGQLGHGTTNSASLPEPVDGLPQDAFLISLDCGLFHTSVVSSAGDVWSWGMEKGLGLCPDASFTGRDAGDALSPIRIPAPETNGFRFTDAVQVACGAAHTVLVAGNGYKLWAWGRGRSGVLGRGQTADSFVPCLVMWPPLDEDFKKVRGERNSNRDARGEVGQTLEMDQTLSTAMEEIQNLQMKLTIMERYATVLHISIFRKPLDERNLPQSLQDSGVFDIRRELENMMEAADTDELARMEMFYRSMLSSVKDKLTKRKVQEMVKECLRSLSTGRRTY from the exons ATGATGGATCAGTTTGGTCATGGGGCTACAATACCT TGTGGTCATGGTGTGGAAAATTCCTCGGTTCCTTGTTTAATAGAGCGCTTCCAGGAACTGGGTTCTCCTGACTCTTTGGCGGACGAATCAAACACAGATGGTGAAAGGACTCCATTGAAG ATTTGTTCTGTCAAGGCTGGAGGAATGACGTCACTTGCTATAGATAGTCTGGGGGCTTTATGGATGTGGGGAAACTGCCCTCAGCCAACTGATGAAGGGGTATTCTGCCTTGTTAGTAGTTCCGTTCCTCTGCCTGTTTGGGATTTCCATGGCCACACTGTTGTTAAAGTGGCATGTGGAAACGAGCATGTGGTAGCTGCAGTTAGTGCTGGAGAAACATATACAGGAGGTGACCTGATATGCTATGCCTGGGGCAACAATAGCCATGGTCAGTTAGGATTAGGTGACAAAGACAACAGAGCACGTCCTGAAGTCATTCCCACATTCAACCAAGAGACTTCTTGGGCTGTCTATGAAATTGCTTGTGGAGCTTTTCACACCGCTGTTCTTACTCATAAGAAGTCATATGACCAGGAGTTAGAATCAAAGTGCTGGACATTTGGCCTTGGCGAAAATGGGCAGCTTGGTCATGGGACTACCAACAGCGCAAGCTTGCCGGAACCTGTAGATGGTTTACCACAGGATGCCTTTCTGatttctcttgattgtggcctGTTTCACACATCTGTTGTCTCTTCAGCTGGAGATGTATGGTCTTGGGGGATGGAGAAGGGTCTTGGGCTATGCCCAGATGCTAGCTTTACTGGAAGAGATGCAGGGGATGCACTCTCTCCCATAAGGATTCCAGCTCCTGAAACAAATGGATTCAGGTTCACAGATGCGGTTCAAGTTGCCTGTGGAGCGGCTCATACAGTTCTTGTTGCTGGCAATGGGTATAAGCTGTGGGCTTGGGGTAGAGGCCGGAGTGGTGTACTAGGGAGAGGCCAGACGGCCGATAGTTTTGTTCCATGTCTTGTGATGTGGCCTCCTCTTGATGAGGATTTCAAGAAGGTCAGAGGGGAAAGAAACAGCAACAGAGATGCTAGAGGTGAAGTTGGACAGACACTGGAGATGGACCAGACGTTGTCTACAGCAATGGAAGAGATACAGAACCTACAGATGAAGCTGACAATCATGGAACGATATGCTACTGTGCTGCATATTTCAATCTTTCGTAAGCCTCTTGATGAGCGAAATCTTCCACAATCATTGCAAGACTCAGGTGTGTTTGATATCAGAAGGGAATTGGAGAATATGATGGAAGCAGCCGACACTGATGAGCTTGCTCGAATGGAGATGTTCTACCGTAGCATGCTTTCAAGTGTGAAGGACAAACTGACGAAAAGAAAAGTACAAGAGATGGTCAAAGAGTGTCTTCGTTCTTTATCCACTGGGAGACGTACTTACTGA